The sequence below is a genomic window from Polaribacter vadi.
GTGCAAGTAAATTTAGGGCACAGAATTCAATTTAATAATGCAATTGGTCCTTACAAAGGAGGTATTCGTTTACACCCAAGTGTAAATCTAAGTATTTTAAAGTTTTTAGGATTTGAGCAAATCTTTAAAAATGCGTTAACAACATTGCCAATGGGTGGTGGAAAAGGAGGTTCAGATTTTAATCCTAAAGGAAAATCGGACACTGAAATTATGCGTTTTTGTCAAGCATTCATGTTAGAGTTGTGGAGAATGATTGGCCCAAGTACAGATGTACCAGCAGGAGATATTGGAACTGGTGGTAGAGAAATTGGGTTTATGTATGGTATGTATAAAAAATTACAACAAGAGCATACAGGCGTTTTTACAGGAAAAGGTTTAAATTGGGGAGGAAGTTTAATAAGACCTGAAGCAACAGGTTTTGGTGGCGTTTACTTTACAAAAGAAATGTTACAGACTAAAAACGACACTTTTGTTGGTAAAACAATTGCACTTTCTGGTTTTGGAAATGTAACTTGGGGAGTTGCTTTAAAAATTACTGAATTAGGAGGAAAAGTAGTTACAATTTCTGGTCCTGATGGATATATTTATGATGAAAAAGGTTTAGATGCCGATAAAATAAATTACTTATTATACTTAAGAGCTTCTAATAATGATATTGTTTCTCCTTATGCAGAAGAATTTCCAGACTCTAAATTTTATCCGAACGAAAAACCTTGGAGTGTAAAATGCGATATTGCAATGCCTTGTGCAACTCAAAATGAATTAAATGGAGATGATGCCCTAAAATTAGTTGCAAATGGTGTACAGTATATAGCAGAAGTTTCTAACATGGGTTGTACTGCAGAGGCTGTTCATGTATTTCATAATGCTAAAATTTTATACGGACCAGGTAAGGCAGTAAATGCTGGTGGTGTTGCAACTTCTGGGTTAGAAATGACTCAAAACTCTATGAAAATGAGCTGGACAAAAGATGAAGTAGATGAAAAATTGCTTCAGATTATGCATTCTATTCATACAGCATGTTTAAAATACGGAACAGAAGAGGATGGTTATATAAATTATGCAAAAGGAGCAAATATTGCTGGTTTTATTAAAGTAGCAGATTCTATGTTAGATTTAGGAGTAATATAAATAAAAGACTCAATTCAAAAAAGAAAGCATCATTTATATGATGCTTTTTTTTTGCTTTTTGCTAAAATATCAACCTTAAAATTTATGATATCTAATTTTACATAACTGAAAATTATTATATTTACAGCATTATATTTTGTACAATTCGTAAAAAAACACACTCTAAATTATGGAATCAAAAATTAAAGAATTTATGAAAATGGTTAAAACAAGAAATAACCATGAACCCGAATTTTTACAAGCAGTTCAAGAAGTTGCAGAAACTGTAATTCCTTATATCGCAAAAAATGATATTTATAATGGTAAAAACATTCTTTTAAGAATGGTAGAGCCAGAAAGGTTAATATCTTTTAGAGTGTCTTGGGTAGATGATGATGGAGAAATTCAAGTAAATAGAGGATATCGAATACAAATGAACTCTGCAATTGGTCCATATAAAGGTGGTTTACGTTTTCATCCAACAGTAAATGCAAGTATTTTAAAGTTTTTAGCTTTTGAGCAGGTTTTTAAAAACTCTTTAACAACGTTGCCAATGGGTGGAGGAAAAGGAGGTTCAGATTTTGATCCAAAAGGAAAATCAGACAACGAAATTATGCGTTTTTGTCACGCTTTTATGAGCGAATTATTTAGACATATTGGTTCAAATACAGATGTACCTGCTGGAGATATTGGAGTAGGAGCAAGAGAAATTGGTTTTATGTTTGGTAAATATAAACAACTATGCAATGAGTTTACTGGAGTTTTAACAGGTAAAGGGCAATCTTGGGGAGGTTCTTTAATTAGACCAGAAGCAACAGGTTATGGAAATGTTTATTTTGCAGACAATATGCTAAAACGCAAAAACGATTCTTTTAAAGGTAAAAAAGTTGTTATTTCTGGTGCAGGAAATGTTGCTCAATATGCAGCAGAAAAAGCAATTGAATTAGGGGCAACTATTTTAACATTGTCAGATTCTGGAGGCTATATTTTTGATGAAGATGGAATTGATACAGAAAAGTTAGCACACGTAATGTATATCAAAAATATAAAAAGAGGTAGAATTAGCGAATATGTAGATACATATCCAAATGCAAAATTTGTTAAAGGAGAAAGACCTTGGTCTGTAAAATGCGATATTGCTTTGCCTTGTGCAACTCAAAATGAATTAAATGGAGAAGAAGCAAAAACGTTAATTGAAAATGGTTGTATGTGTGTTTCAGAAGGT
It includes:
- the gdhA gene encoding NADP-specific glutamate dehydrogenase, giving the protein MNVKEILTNLETKHPGEIEYLQAVKEVLESIETIYNENPQYEAAKIIERLVEPDRILTFRISWIDDAGQVQVNLGHRIQFNNAIGPYKGGIRLHPSVNLSILKFLGFEQIFKNALTTLPMGGGKGGSDFNPKGKSDTEIMRFCQAFMLELWRMIGPSTDVPAGDIGTGGREIGFMYGMYKKLQQEHTGVFTGKGLNWGGSLIRPEATGFGGVYFTKEMLQTKNDTFVGKTIALSGFGNVTWGVALKITELGGKVVTISGPDGYIYDEKGLDADKINYLLYLRASNNDIVSPYAEEFPDSKFYPNEKPWSVKCDIAMPCATQNELNGDDALKLVANGVQYIAEVSNMGCTAEAVHVFHNAKILYGPGKAVNAGGVATSGLEMTQNSMKMSWTKDEVDEKLLQIMHSIHTACLKYGTEEDGYINYAKGANIAGFIKVADSMLDLGVI
- the gdhA gene encoding NADP-specific glutamate dehydrogenase is translated as MESKIKEFMKMVKTRNNHEPEFLQAVQEVAETVIPYIAKNDIYNGKNILLRMVEPERLISFRVSWVDDDGEIQVNRGYRIQMNSAIGPYKGGLRFHPTVNASILKFLAFEQVFKNSLTTLPMGGGKGGSDFDPKGKSDNEIMRFCHAFMSELFRHIGSNTDVPAGDIGVGAREIGFMFGKYKQLCNEFTGVLTGKGQSWGGSLIRPEATGYGNVYFADNMLKRKNDSFKGKKVVISGAGNVAQYAAEKAIELGATILTLSDSGGYIFDEDGIDTEKLAHVMYIKNIKRGRISEYVDTYPNAKFVKGERPWSVKCDIALPCATQNELNGEEAKTLIENGCMCVSEGANMPSTPDAVHEFTKAKILFAPGKASNAGGVATSGLEMSQNSLRISWSREEVDSRLKDIMEDIHDSCVQYGEQEDGSIDYISGANIAGFVKVADAMLAQGVI